CCAGAGGGTGTTCCAGAGGGTGGTAGGGCTGATAGAGGTGGTCGGGCTGGCAGAAGTGATCGGGCTGGCAGTggtctagtagatgagcctgaTGATATAGCCCGTCAGGCTCCGTCGGTTACAGATATCCCGTCGACTTCTTCTTCTAGGCCGTCGACTTCACAGAGACCTGGATATACACCAGAGATGTTCCCACATTATGATCCTTGGTCATCATTTCCACACGTGCCAGTTAGTGATCTACATATGGGAGACGGAGATTAGGACATAAATTTGGATATTATTTTCGATGACTACTTTCTTCGTTCTACAGCCAGGCCTAcggcaccatctgcatctccgGCTCCGCGGGCCACTCAAGAGCCCTCTCACAtgccatctcaggagcccgtcgacacacatatttatttttttacaataaaataatgtattaattaattattttattaatctaaactaaattatttacatgtattataggttcattcttctgcgcctgtggacccgtctcctCTTGTTCAGATTAACCCGTCTCCACCTCTAGCTACAGCTCCGGGTAGCGCTTAGgagaccgttgaggagccagctaTGGAGCCCTCTGACAAgccatctcaggaggccgtcaacacacaggtttgtttttttacaaagaaataatttattaaataattgtttatatgttatttcatgtttagtttagaaaacattaaattgtttatatgttatttcaggttcattcttctgctccTGTGGTCCAGTCTCCTTCGATTGAGTCATCTCCTAAGGCATCTAATGAGGCTACTCAGGTGGAGACCGCTGTCGTCTCCCACAGGAAGCATATTTTCACCCAGGGCTtgaagaagggaagaaaggatGATCATGGCATAAATCATCCTGTCATTAAGAGGAGGAGAGAGGATCCTGATGATAGTGAGGGTGGTAGGGTTTGGAGGATCCTTAGGCCTTAGgagattgtgtatttgtaaataaaatgtacattttatgttaatattatatatatttttgggtattatttttttaatgataattagttattttagtaattattgtcgattaataataactcgtgcgacaTCCTATATTAATTAGAACCCTATAACGACgatctaaatgtatatgtataacaagttttcaaacttacttcggagcactttacaaccctaaaacgacgatctaaatctatatgtatacttgatgtaatgagtcgatattattgtacactaaaaaaatattaagttttatataaaatatttatattcctgtgttttgaaacgtgactaattttcggtcaaagtatgaaaaaagcttaattttgagtttgatttccaaagaataaaggCTGGGGTGCCGGGGGTGGGGggatttcacgcacagattctatgcgtgaagcctactttgattttttttttaacaagttagtttggtttcaaaaatttatttttgggttaGAAAAGTCTTGGGCGCCCACAAGATATAACTCAAATTCCTTCGAATATAACCTGAAGGAGTTGTTTGGTTTAAAATCATGTTATCTTGGGCTTATAACTAAAAATTATTTATTCCACCTTTTACACGGGACGAAATTCTGTGATTGTGTATAAAATTTATCTTGATTTTAGCTAAGACCCTTAACCGAACACATGGTAGATTTATTCCTAAactctttttttgtttgtttgttgttgtaGATTATTTGATGGATTTGAGTGCttttgaaaaattatgaaattgcTAGAGATGAATAAGAGAACGAATTAAAGTTATTGTGTTAGAATATTGAAAATAGGAAGAGTTAGACAAGAAATATTGATTCCACATTAAGGTAAGGAAGTAGCAAAATTTGTAAAAGCAACTgaaccaaaaataaataaataaaaggagaGATATAGAGAGATAAATAGGGCAAGGTGACACAAAAATCCAGGTGGCAAAGTATGAGTGGAGTGGCATACAAAGTTTGTCTGCCACGTAATAATAGATGTGTCCACGTAATCAACTGGGTGTTCTTCTTCTCTGACTGTTGAACTCTCTCATCTTTGGTATTTTCCGCCTTCCTCTCTCTAATCTAATCTAAATATTTTCTCTAATCTAATCTAAAGCGCAAAAATGGAAATTAGGGTTTTCTTTGTGTTGGGTCTTCTCCTCTTCTCTTCATCATTTCTTCAAGGTTTGCCCTCTCAGATCGTAGATCCCCCTTTCCTTAATCAAATCCTTCATTTTTGCATGTTAATTTGATACTTTCCATTTGCATTCTCATGCACGATTTCATGTATAATTAATACTCTGTTTCTTTGTTATTCGGAATTGAGATTCCCTTCGATGTAATCGAGGTTTGACTATATTTAATGTTAGAATAATTTGTTATTGTCCTATTGACTTCGGGGCTGGATATGATTTTGATTGCTCAAGTAAATCTGGAATATTAAATATTATGCTTGACATGTTCTCCATTTGGAAATGGTAAGCATTAGAGTTGAAAGTTGACTTCTGATTATGGAAATTTTTGCTAGTTTTGGTTATTCAAAGACTTCAAACTAATTGTCTTTAAGTTGACAATAACTTAATTGTCATTTAATGGCTTGGAAAAGAAGTGTTGATGCATGCATTGCCTGTTCCCTGATAGAATTGTTCACTCTTTTGATTTAGTTACATCTTTATTGTCACAATTTTTGCACCTTcttatatgtttatgatgttgatTAGATTGAATGTGAGAATTTGCTTTCACGCTTTAACGTGTTATTTTGAGCAAAATGTATGTTGCTGGCCTTAAATGGTTTTGGATCGAGGCATAGTAGTTGTATTTTGTAAAGTTCATTATGGTTTCTTTTGGTGTTGGTTTTTTCTTTTTAGTTGCTAGAGGTCAATCCGAAGAAGTGGTTGAGGGTACTGAGGAAGGAGGGGATCTTGGAATTGTTGGTGAGGATGTCCAAGATTTTAGCAGTGACAGTTATACTCCTGCAGCTGGGGTTGAAACAGTTTGTGTTTTCCCTAAAAACCCTACTAAAGGTAAGTTTAAATTCGGTGTTCTACTCTGTGTATTTATTATCTTTACCTAATATATTAATGGTTTGCGTCTCTTAAATCGTGTTTTTCGTTGTCTATGCAGTAGTGGCAGCTGGCGAGGAGAGTGAGCTGTTAGTTGGAATGAAAAATGATGGTAATTCTTTATTTTCCTTCTCTTTTTCCCATTTAGTGTTTGATTTTCAGTAGTAATGATCTGATAGCATCTATTTCTTTATCTGCTCTAATGCATTTATTTACTACTTTGGATGCTGAAAACAGGGGAATCAAATCTGAATATCATTGCCATCCAAGCCAGTGTTCACCTTCCTTTTGATCATCGTTATTTGGTTCAAAATCTTTCTGTTCAGGTAATTGTTGGCTTACATCCTTTCCTATTAATCACGCTTGATGCTGCTTGTTCCCTAAGATTTTACGCCAAATATGTTGACTGAACTGAACCAATAGCTTTGTTCTCTCTTAGATTATTTAGCTTTTATTTGGTTCTCTAAGTTTGCATCTAGTGTTTTCATATTTACCTTTTCTCAATTTTTTGTGGTCTGAAAGGCTTTTTCTGTCTCTTGTATCTTTAGTTGTTAGTTTCTTTGAGCCAGGGCTTAGGTATTGTTATATTTACCTAGTTTTAAATTTTGGTGATAATATTTTTTAATGTTACCTGAAGATATTCCATGATATGGATCATGTTTGCACTTGTGAAATGTAGTTTGTTAGGAGCAAATGCAGTGAAACTTGAACTGAAAAACAGGATAGTTTTTCTAAATATTTATGTTCTCTCTCGTAAATTTGTTGTTTAGAAATATTTGATCAAATATAAGATTTCTTGAATTAATAAGGtccttgttttgttttttaaagtTACTGGACATTCGCAATTGATCATGAAAATGGGGAAGAGAAGATCACTCTTAACAGATATGAAATTGCTTTAGCATTATTCTTTCAAAGAACAAAAAACATTCCAGTTTTTGCACGAAACTTCACTGTATTCTATTATGATGCAATCAAACTATTTTGGCAATTCGGAAAGCTTCAAAATGAATTCTATTCTGAAGGAGATTCCAAAATCAACTAACAAATGTGCTAACATTCCTTTGACTTGTAAAGAAATTGAGCATACCATAAACTTCAACATTAACCCAAAAACAATAAACTGTGTTAAACTCTATCATTAATACCTAATGCTTCTGCAAGGTTCCGTATTCCTGGGAGATTTACAGAAAACCCCTTAAACTGAAGCATTTTAATTGGTTTAAAATGCTAAAAACGGGTTTTAAGACATACAGTCACTAAAAGCTGCAAAAAGCTTCGCCTTATTGGATAGAGTGACCCGGTACCTGTGTTGGTTGGAGGTAGCAGGTACCCCGTGGAATCTGTCGAGGACAGTCGGATACCACGGTTATGAAAAAACAAAACCATCTGCAAACAGCTTATTTTTATGCACATCATAAAATGATAAAATTTGAGAAGCTTCGAAAATGAAACTTTGTTAAATTATTCCTTTGAGCTCTAAAATTAGAATTCTCATTTTTCTTATACCTTAGTACTTCACGGACTGCATTTCATAGGCTGTAAGATCTGTGTTATGTTGCCTGTTTTCTCAAGGTGGACTGAGATGAGTTGTCATTCATTTGGGTTCTCCGCTTTTCTTCTCTACTCAATAGAGAGTTGGAGTCGAGTCGATAGTTGCTAAGAACGTGAGCCCTTCCGTTAAGCTTGTGTATTTATCAGTTTTATTAGTAATAATCACTCAATGATTGTTAATTTTATGGTGAGCCAGTTGTGACCTGTCCCATGAAAAAAAGGGGGAAGAAATTGAGCCGTTTATGCTTCCAATTTAGCAGAGTACCTATAAGCTCAGGCTTGGTGGTCCCCCATCCCCACCCCCATCCCAAGCATCATTTACAGGATGCATTGCCTTGTTAGCTGAATTTTTCTTCACAAGGTCTAAAAAACTGATCTACCTCAGGCTTTGAACTTGTAATCATATTGTTCCATTTGGGAGTAGTGTTTATTTTAAGTGATAATCTTCACAAGGTTTTCAAATATCAGGTCCAAAGATGAGATAGATTCTGGTATTTAAAAAAGTTTTAAAGTATTGTGATCAATCAACTATCTCATTCCAAACAAAGCTGGGGCGGGTATTAATTATGATTTATGTGTGTGAAACAGATGATTTTAAGGAGTAACAAAATTGATGGCCTAAAAAGAAAACTGGAACTGTTAATTTAGTACAAGGGCAGTAAGTGCCTAAATATGCTAAGTAGCATGAGAACTATTTGATGATCTTTCACTCTTAAACATGTATTCATGTAAACTAAAAGATTTCCATTTGGTCAGACGAATGGTTTTCTATTTTAGATGCGATGAAGCAGTGATGGTAACCTCCAACTCTAAGTTGTGTTTCCCACAATTATTATTAGTGTTActtttattattgttgttgtcgttgtcgttATTGTTGTGTATTGTATGTGTTTGTTCAAACATCTGTTCAATATTTCATGCTTTGTTTACTGTGATTTGGATTTGAGAATTGGCTAATTGTTTATGTTCATTCATTTACTAGGCTTTTAACAACGCAACAGTTCCTCCTTCAGCTCAGGCTACCTTTCCTTATATATTTGCTGTCAGCAAATTTATGCAGGTTTGTTTACAGCATTGTAACCATTTGCTCtcatcttattttcatataatttgcTTTCACTTAATTCTGGCAGTTTCTTCTCCGAACTGATAGCTCTGTTCATCACGTTGCAGCCTGGAAGTTTTGATCTTGTTGGCACAATTATTTACGAGATAGACCAGAACGCTTACCAAAACGTGTTCTATAATGGAACTATTGAAGTGACTGAACCTGGTGGTCTTCTCAGTGTTGAGTCTGTTTTCTTGTTTTGTCTTGGTGTTGCCCTCCTTGGCCTTCTTGGGTTCTGGATACGTGGTCAGATACAAAATCTCTCAAAGGTGCTTATACTTACCTATGTTCCTTGTAAGACGTTACAAAGTTGCTTCAAAAAACTCGGTTATATCGTAAAATGCCTGTAGGGCATGTATGAGGGGCCACAAGCATTTAGTATCTGGGGTTATTGTTTTTAGATTTTGCACCACTATCCTCTTGACATGTCTATATCAACAGACTCTGAAATCTGCTTCTAGAAGTGATTGAGAGCTGATGTGCTGCTGACAATGAGAGCGTTTTTTAGACATACAGAGGCGTTATCATATGAAAACAAACCAATCTGCCGAGCTGGATTTCAGAAAAATACCTGCCTTTTGATGCAACTTAGTGCACCCTCTGGATAAATTATCTTTAAAAGATTGTGTCAGCAATAAGttaccagtttaaaaaaaaagtagttCTGTCAGCAATAAAAACTTGAAGGATTTTTCATTTAAGCGTATGTATTTTGTGGTCTTGTTTCCCTTCTAAAccattctcttttcttttctggaTGTGTGTAGAAAACTAAGAGAGCACCAAAGGCAAAGGTTGAAGTTGGAACTGCAACAACTGATGCATCTACGGATGAATGGTTGCAGGTTTGTagtttattactccctctgtcccaatttatgtgatacactttcttctttagtctgtcccaaaaagaatgatacatttccttatttgacaacaatataactttaaactttaccttttacgcttaacgagatgatctataaccacacaaatatctttggcttattttagaccacaagattcaaaagtctttattgatttcttaaactccgtgcccagtcaaactatatcacataaattgggacggagggagtatattgtTAGGAGTATCTGCAAATGTTTAAATCTAGATTTCAAATTACCAATGCTTATAGCTACGTTTGAACTTGGATGGGAAGAATTTGCTAACTAACTTTTCCTGTTCTGTTTGTCAAGGGAACTGCATATACTCAGTCGCAGGCCaacaagttgaagaagaagaagtaaaTGTCTTGAACTGGTAGTTTTAGCTGTATGAAGCAGTATGATGAGTCTAAATTCGTGAGTTCAGCTTGGATTTTACGAGATGTCCAAAATGTGAGGGTTTTAAATTAGAATTGTTAGGCCTGCTTCACTGTTGTAGCACGAGGTATAACTTATTAGCCTCTAATTTTTACTGCCAAGGAACTAACTGGGTATCGAGGATGCAAAGAAACAATTTTGTCAATCGACTCTCATTTTTCCCTTTAATCAAATTTACCTTTGCTCTTAGGTTCTTGTGGCTTTTGTTTCTTTGAGTTAGATACTTCTGCTCTGTCATCTTTAATCTGATTGTCGGCTTGGAAGGTTTGAACATTTTAATGTGGTAAAATTTAGCAGAAACAGCGATAGGTTGGACCATGGAAATGTGAACACCTAACTTATATTAGATGAAATGTGGAAGCAGATCACATCAATATACAGATCACCAAGCCCTGCTTCATTAATATGGCATTTAGTTGTTGGAGAAGTTGCAAAAGATTTCATTAGAGATCTTTTATTTGCTGGCTTCGCTGGATGCCTAGTATCCATATTTGTTGCTCTAAATAGTAAAAGCAATTATCACAT
The sequence above is a segment of the Lycium barbarum isolate Lr01 chromosome 6, ASM1917538v2, whole genome shotgun sequence genome. Coding sequences within it:
- the LOC132599288 gene encoding translocon-associated protein subunit alpha-like; the protein is MEIRVFFVLGLLLFSSSFLQVARGQSEEVVEGTEEGGDLGIVGEDVQDFSSDSYTPAAGVETVCVFPKNPTKVVAAGEESELLVGMKNDGESNLNIIAIQASVHLPFDHRYLVQNLSVQAFNNATVPPSAQATFPYIFAVSKFMQPGSFDLVGTIIYEIDQNAYQNVFYNGTIEVTEPGGLLSVESVFLFCLGVALLGLLGFWIRGQIQNLSKKTKRAPKAKVEVGTATTDASTDEWLQGTAYTQSQANKLKKKK